From Lagenorhynchus albirostris chromosome 15, mLagAlb1.1, whole genome shotgun sequence, one genomic window encodes:
- the MEIOB gene encoding meiosis-specific with OB domain-containing protein isoform X1 — protein MLTDFKKHYTYQYIVIKNSSSAEGHRVKKRNSSFNPQLFPSQPPPQRYILRSGIAGSYDIGSERYTFSFTIRDSTTHFVNATSWGKEDYIRSLSDSFRVGECVIIENPLIQRKELEREEKFSPATPSDYKLLLSENHSMVKVCSSYEVDAKLLSLIYLPVKESCDYYSLGDIVANGHSLDGRIINVLAAVRSVGEPKYFTTSDQRKGQRCEVKLYDETEPSFAMICWDNESILLAQSWLPRETVIFASDVRISFDKFRNCMTATVISKTIITTNPDTPEANILLNFIRENKETNLLDDEIDSYLKESTNLNTIVDVYTVEQLKVKALKNEVKADPIYGILYAYISTLNIDDETTKVVRNRCSGCGYIVNEASSTCTTCNKDSSEFKSVFRSFHMLIDLTDHTGTLHSCSLTGSVAEETLGFTVNEFLAMTDEQKTALKWQFLLERSKIYVKFFLSHRARGGLRASVLSCKLADPIEASRNLSGQGNI, from the exons ATGCTTactgactttaaaaaacattacaCATATCAATATATTGTCATAAAAAATTCAAGCAGTGCAGAAGGTCATagagtcaaaaagagaaattcttcATTTAACCCTCAACTTTTcccatcccagcccccaccccaaaG atatattctcagaagtggaatcgctgggtcatatg ATATTGGATCAGAAAGGTACACTTTCAGTTTCACCATTCGTGATTCAACAACCCATTTTGTAAATGCAACATCGTGGGGCAAGGAAGATTACATCAGATCACTTTCTGACAGCTTTCGTGTTGGGGAGTGTG TGATAATTGAAAATCCCCTGATCCAAAGAAAGGAattagaaagagaggaaaagttcAGCCCTGCAACTCCTAG CGATTATAAACTATTGCTCAGTGAGAATCACTCAATGGTAAAAGTTTGTTCCAGTTATGAAGTGGATGCCAAGCTACTTTCTTTGATATACTTACCTGTTAAAGAGTCTTGTGATTATTATTCATTGGGTGACATTGTTGCAAACGGACACAGTCTTGATGGGAGAATTATTAATGTCCTTGCAGCTGTGAGGTCG GTTGGAGAGCCAAAATACTTTACAACTTCAGACCAAAGAAAAGGCCAGAGGTGTGAAGTTAAACTCTATGATGAGACAGAGCCTTCTTTTGCAATGATATG TTGGGATAATGAATCTATTCTACTTGCACAGAGCTGGTTGCCACGAGAAACAG TAATATTTGCCTCAGATGTAAGaataagttttgacaaatttCGGAACTGCATGACAGCAACTGTAATCTCAAAAACGATTATTACAACTAATCCAG ATACACCAGAAGCTAACATCCTATTGAAtttcataagagaaaataaagaaacgaATCTTCTGGATGATGAAATTGACAGTTATTTGAAAGAATCCACAAATT taaatacaATAGTTGATGTCTATACAGTTGAACAATTAAAGGTAAAAGCTTTGAAGAATGAAGTAAAAGCTGATCCTATCTATGGAATTCTTTATGCTTACATTTCTACACTGAACATTGATGATGAAACTACAAAAGTAGTTCGAAATAGATG ttCAGGCTGTGGTTACATTGTAAATGAAGCATCCAGCACTTGTACAACTTGCAACAAAGATTCTTCAGAATTTAAATCAGTTTTTCGCAGCTTCCATATGCTAATTGATCTTACTGATCACACAGGTACCCTCCACTCCTGTAGTCTCACAGGAAGTGTTGCTGAGGAGACTTTGGGCTTCACg GTAAATGAGTTTCTTGCAATGACGGATGAACAGAAAACAGCATTAAAGTGGCAGTTTCTTTTGGAAAGAAGCAAAATCTATGTAAAG TTTTTTTTATCTCATAGAGCAAGGGGTGGACTGAGAGCGAGTGTGCTCTCCTGTAAGCTCG
- the MEIOB gene encoding meiosis-specific with OB domain-containing protein isoform X3, with amino-acid sequence MICWDNESILLAQSWLPRETVIFASDVRISFDKFRNCMTATVISKTIITTNPDTPEANILLNFIRENKETNLLDDEIDSYLKESTNLNTIVDVYTVEQLKVKALKNEVKADPIYGILYAYISTLNIDDETTKVVRNRCSGCGYIVNEASSTCTTCNKDSSEFKSVFRSFHMLIDLTDHTGTLHSCSLTGSVAEETLGFTVNEFLAMTDEQKTALKWQFLLERSKIYVKFFLSHRARGGLRASVLSCKLADPIEASRNLSGQGNI; translated from the exons ATGATATG TTGGGATAATGAATCTATTCTACTTGCACAGAGCTGGTTGCCACGAGAAACAG TAATATTTGCCTCAGATGTAAGaataagttttgacaaatttCGGAACTGCATGACAGCAACTGTAATCTCAAAAACGATTATTACAACTAATCCAG ATACACCAGAAGCTAACATCCTATTGAAtttcataagagaaaataaagaaacgaATCTTCTGGATGATGAAATTGACAGTTATTTGAAAGAATCCACAAATT taaatacaATAGTTGATGTCTATACAGTTGAACAATTAAAGGTAAAAGCTTTGAAGAATGAAGTAAAAGCTGATCCTATCTATGGAATTCTTTATGCTTACATTTCTACACTGAACATTGATGATGAAACTACAAAAGTAGTTCGAAATAGATG ttCAGGCTGTGGTTACATTGTAAATGAAGCATCCAGCACTTGTACAACTTGCAACAAAGATTCTTCAGAATTTAAATCAGTTTTTCGCAGCTTCCATATGCTAATTGATCTTACTGATCACACAGGTACCCTCCACTCCTGTAGTCTCACAGGAAGTGTTGCTGAGGAGACTTTGGGCTTCACg GTAAATGAGTTTCTTGCAATGACGGATGAACAGAAAACAGCATTAAAGTGGCAGTTTCTTTTGGAAAGAAGCAAAATCTATGTAAAG TTTTTTTTATCTCATAGAGCAAGGGGTGGACTGAGAGCGAGTGTGCTCTCCTGTAAGCTCG
- the MEIOB gene encoding meiosis-specific with OB domain-containing protein isoform X2, which yields MVKVCSSYEVDAKLLSLIYLPVKESCDYYSLGDIVANGHSLDGRIINVLAAVRSVGEPKYFTTSDQRKGQRCEVKLYDETEPSFAMICWDNESILLAQSWLPRETVIFASDVRISFDKFRNCMTATVISKTIITTNPDTPEANILLNFIRENKETNLLDDEIDSYLKESTNLNTIVDVYTVEQLKVKALKNEVKADPIYGILYAYISTLNIDDETTKVVRNRCSGCGYIVNEASSTCTTCNKDSSEFKSVFRSFHMLIDLTDHTGTLHSCSLTGSVAEETLGFTVNEFLAMTDEQKTALKWQFLLERSKIYVKFFLSHRARGGLRASVLSCKLADPIEASRNLSGQGNI from the exons ATGGTAAAAGTTTGTTCCAGTTATGAAGTGGATGCCAAGCTACTTTCTTTGATATACTTACCTGTTAAAGAGTCTTGTGATTATTATTCATTGGGTGACATTGTTGCAAACGGACACAGTCTTGATGGGAGAATTATTAATGTCCTTGCAGCTGTGAGGTCG GTTGGAGAGCCAAAATACTTTACAACTTCAGACCAAAGAAAAGGCCAGAGGTGTGAAGTTAAACTCTATGATGAGACAGAGCCTTCTTTTGCAATGATATG TTGGGATAATGAATCTATTCTACTTGCACAGAGCTGGTTGCCACGAGAAACAG TAATATTTGCCTCAGATGTAAGaataagttttgacaaatttCGGAACTGCATGACAGCAACTGTAATCTCAAAAACGATTATTACAACTAATCCAG ATACACCAGAAGCTAACATCCTATTGAAtttcataagagaaaataaagaaacgaATCTTCTGGATGATGAAATTGACAGTTATTTGAAAGAATCCACAAATT taaatacaATAGTTGATGTCTATACAGTTGAACAATTAAAGGTAAAAGCTTTGAAGAATGAAGTAAAAGCTGATCCTATCTATGGAATTCTTTATGCTTACATTTCTACACTGAACATTGATGATGAAACTACAAAAGTAGTTCGAAATAGATG ttCAGGCTGTGGTTACATTGTAAATGAAGCATCCAGCACTTGTACAACTTGCAACAAAGATTCTTCAGAATTTAAATCAGTTTTTCGCAGCTTCCATATGCTAATTGATCTTACTGATCACACAGGTACCCTCCACTCCTGTAGTCTCACAGGAAGTGTTGCTGAGGAGACTTTGGGCTTCACg GTAAATGAGTTTCTTGCAATGACGGATGAACAGAAAACAGCATTAAAGTGGCAGTTTCTTTTGGAAAGAAGCAAAATCTATGTAAAG TTTTTTTTATCTCATAGAGCAAGGGGTGGACTGAGAGCGAGTGTGCTCTCCTGTAAGCTCG